A region from the Anomaloglossus baeobatrachus isolate aAnoBae1 chromosome 11, aAnoBae1.hap1, whole genome shotgun sequence genome encodes:
- the LOC142256377 gene encoding olfactory receptor 5A2-like, which produces MKSNHTMVTAFILLGFSGVIENQIFLFPIFLCTYIITVAGNLSIILAYKLTPSLHTPMYFFLANFSFVEILYVSCTVPKMLSSLWSEWKSISFSGCAIQMYCAVLLGGTECYMLGAMAYDRYNAICHPLLYPVIMSDVVCIQHIVRSYVIGAVNSLIHTTFTFSLPFCRSNEIDHFFCDVPPILELSCQDTWVNELVIFVISGCVIIGSFIVTLISYIQIISKILKLHSTSSKKKTFATCSSHLMVVTIFYGSGIFMYFRPRSSHRIGQNSMISLMYTVIAPLLNPFIYSLRNQEVKSSINNIFLQKNKF; this is translated from the coding sequence ATGAAGAGCAATCACACAATGGTAACAGCATTTATTCTTTTGGGGTTTTCTGGAGTTATCGAGAATCAAATCTTCCTTTTTCCGATCTTTCTATGTACCTATATCATTACAGTGGCTGGGAACCTATCTATAATCCTTGCATACAAGCTAACTCCAAGCCTTCACACGCCAATGTATTTTTTTCTTGCTAATTTTTCATTCGTGGAAATACTATATGTGTCATGTACTGTCCCTAAGATGTTGTCCAGTCTGTGGTCAGAATGGAAATCCATCTCCTTCTCTGGCTGCGCTATACAAATGTATTGTGCCGTATTGTTGGGTGGAACAGAATGCTACATGCTTGGAGCCATGGCTTATGACCGGTATAACGCCATATGTCACCCTCTGTTATATCCTGTGATTATGAGTGACGTTGTCTGTATCCAGCATATAGTCAGATCATATGTCATTGGTGCTGTGAATTCCCTAATTCACACAACATTCACTTTTTCATTACCGTTCTGTAGATCAAATGAGATAGACCATTTCTTCTGCGATGTGCCACCCATTCTAGAACTCTCCTGCCAGGATACTTGGGTTAATGAACTTGTGATATTTGTGATAAGTGGCTGTGTTATAATTGGTTCCTTCATAGTAACATTGATTTCCTATATACAGATCATTTCAAAAATTCTAAAACTTCATTCCACGTCCAGCAAGAAAAAAACTTTTGCAACCTGCTCCTCTCACTTAATGGTTGTTACAATATTTTATGGTTCAGGGATTTTTATGTACTTTAGACCCAGGTCAAGTCATAGAATTGGACAAAACAGCATGATCTCTTTAATGTATACAGTTATTGCTCCGCTCTTAAACCCTTTTATATACAGCCTACGGAACCAAGAGGTCAAATCAAGCATCAATAACATATTTTTACAGAAGAATAAATTCTGA